AGCAGGTAGTCCGCGGCCCGGGGGCGGAAGGTGAAGTTCTCGACGTCGATGCCGTGGTGGACAGTGGCGATGTACTGCAGTTCCGGGGAGCGGTCGGCGTCGCTGATGGAGACGTAGTAGGCCCGCCCGTCATACTTCTTGTAAACGGGCAGGATCCGCGGCGACGAGAAGCCGTGGATGGTGGTGAGCACCGGCGTCTCGACCAGCCCGCTGTAGGTCAGGGGCAGGAAGTCGAAGTGGTTGTGGATCAGGTCGAACTCCCCGGCGGACTCGAAGACCTCGGCAATGTGCAGGCACTCCCAGACCTTGGGGTGAACCGCAGGGTCTTCCTCGTATCCCGCCGGGCACACCGCCCGCAGCCGGCCCTTGGTCAGGGAGTCGGCCGTGGCGAAGAGCGTGACGTCGACGCCCCTGGCGACCAGCCCCTCGGTCAGCAGGGAGACCACCCGCTCCCATGGTCCGTAGTGGCGGGGCGGCGTCCTCCAGGCGATCGGGGAAAGCATGGCCACGCGCATCCATTATCACCTCCCGTCGGAACCCGCTGCGCAGGGTTGCCTGAGGCCGGAGACGGTCCCCGCAGGGACCTGATCGTCATCCGCGCTGGAATGGCAGCTTCACAAGAACGGCGGGATTGCAAAAAGGATACTGGGCACCGCCCCTACCGCATATTAAAATTATACCATGGCCCATAAATCCAGGTGTAGGCTCCGTTCCCGGCAGCCTTCAACGAGCGTCGGCAGGGCCCGATATGTCTGCCGCACCCGATACCGGCCACAAGGAAGGGCCTTGGGCACAACAACTCCGTAAGGGTGGTACAATGTCCCGCACGCTGGTCAATTATCTGGTGGTTTGTCTTCTATTCCTGGACGGCCTGGGGCTGGCGGTTTCGGGGTTTGTCCGGTGGCTGATCCTGCCCGGGGGCGGAGGCGGGCGGGGCGGGAGACACGCCGCGGGGGCGGTCTTCGTTTTCTCCCGTCACACGTGGGAGGACATCCACATTTGGCTGGCCGTGATCTTCATGGGCCTGGCGGCGGTGCACATCGCCCTGCACTGGCGGTGGATCCTGCAGGTGACCGCACGGCTGTTCAGCGGCAGACAGTGCTGACGGAAGGCGCAGGGGAAACCTCGAGCCTGCAGAAGAAAACAGAAAAGGGGACCGTGCCCAACGAGGCAGGTCCCCTTTTACCTGGCTCTCCTTCGGCGCTCCGCGGGACCGCCCGCGAAACCTTCGCCCCGGCGACCGCGGACCCCGCAGCACTGACGAAAGCTACCTCCGTCAATGGCCGGCCTGAA
This region of Thermoanaerobacterales bacterium genomic DNA includes:
- a CDS encoding DUF4405 domain-containing protein, whose translation is MSRTLVNYLVVCLLFLDGLGLAVSGFVRWLILPGGGGGRGGRHAAGAVFVFSRHTWEDIHIWLAVIFMGLAAVHIALHWRWILQVTARLFSGRQC